The Diachasmimorpha longicaudata isolate KC_UGA_2023 chromosome 14, iyDiaLong2, whole genome shotgun sequence genome includes a region encoding these proteins:
- the LOC135169320 gene encoding uncharacterized protein LOC135169320, with translation MVNSVTNSTLKQYNCSLKHWWDYVYKNNLDIHDTNSLKIIAFLTFKLRMRASYSTLNTARSAIYLISISDSNRDGLISRFMKGVFKQKPTPPRYTTTWDVTPVLEYLNKLYPLKDLKLKDAAEKVITLLALTTAQRFQTLSVINIDNISISDTSISIKITDPLKTSCPRSFQPDLILPFFREKPGLCVASAILDYINITKELRDPEMKKLFMTTKKPFTEHQTRCSVCCSSKRR, from the exons ATGGTCAACTCCGTCACTAACTCAACTCTCAAGCAATATAATTGCAGTCTCAAGCACTGGTGGGACTATGTATACAAAAATAATCTGGACATTCATGAcacaaattctttaaaaattattgcatttttGACATTTAAACTCCGCATGAGAGCTAGTTATAGTACTCTGAACACGGCGCGATCGGCAATTTATCTGATTTCGATTTCTGATAGTAATAGGGATGGTTTAATTTCACGTTTTATGAAAGGTGTCTTCAAACAAAAACCGACCCCGCCAAGATACACTACAACTTGGGATGTCACACCGGTCCTGGagtatttgaataaattatatccTCTGAAGGACCTAAAACTGAAAGATGCCGCTGAAAAGGTGATAACATTGCTTGCTCTAACAACAGCGCAGAGATTTCAAACCCTAagtgtcataaatattgacaatatttcaatttctgaTACTAGCATAAGTATTAAAATTACAGACCCTCTCAAAACGTCATGTCCAAGATCTTTTCAGCCTGACTTGATCCTACCTTTCTTCAGGGAGAAACCGGGACTGTGTGTGGCATCTGCTATTTTAGATTATATCAATATTACAAAAGAATTACGAGATCCAGAAATGAAAAAGTTATTTATGACAACTAAAAAGCCATTCACAGAA CACCAAACACGCTGCAGTGTCTGCTGCTCATCAAAGAGGCGTTGA